The genome window CTTTTCAAAGTTGTCTATCTATGATGAGAGAAAGAGGGagcaaatgagagagagagggtatgtcccCACTAcaaaactaacagacgttagttcgaattaactttaataggtgctacacattcaaaccactagttcgaacttaattcaaactagcggagcgcttaattcaaactaggtaaacctcattccacgaggactaacgcctagttcgaattaagtagctcgaattaagggctgtgtagccacttaattcgaactagtgggaggctagccctccccagcttgccctggtggccactctgggcaccaccagggaaactcttctgcccctctcccggcccctgagcccttaaaggggcacgggctggctatggtgcccatgccaggtgcaagcctgccagcacccagccagcagaccctgaacctggcacggcatgagccagccacccactgccacccagccctccgcctcttcccgggaccaggctggcggctcccgggagcctgcctgggtccgcaagaggcgggcgcccgcccgcctggtctagtgcggacatcgtggacctcatccacgacctccgcactaggcacaggaaagctgccatcctggccacccaggagcaggtgtgcatgaaaatcaaggtggtccagtgagacccccgaccctgagccctgagcttagaatggccgtactgggtcagaccaaaggtccatctagcccagtagcctgtctgccaacagcggccaacactagggaccctggaggggatggaccgaagacaatgaccaagccatttgtctcatgccatccatctccagtcttccaaaacagaggccagagacaccatttctaccccctcgctaataccactccatggaccaaacctccatgacttgatctaacttctctttaaactctgttatagttctagccttcacagcctcctgcagcaaggagttccacaggttgactatttgctttgtgaagaagaactttctgttattaatttgaagcctgctacccattcatttcatttggtgtcctctagtccttctattatgggaactaatgaagaacttttctttattcaacctctccataccactcatgattttatatacctctatcatatcccccctcagtctcgtcttttctaagctgaaaagtcccagtctctttagcctctcttcatatgggacctgttccaaacccctgatcattttagttgccctcccctctcccatccgctctcttcccctctcccacctccttttcccagtctccccgagttttgttcaataaagagagtttctatttttgaacacacgtgtcctttattttgtacatcaggaaggggggctagggaagggtaagtggaaggaggtgagggaggaatggggtacgagtccctgatggggaggactgggctggctctgcgggcttctcggggtggaaactctcctgaagccccttgattgacctcccccccccccccccgatggcagcctgcgacaagttcagccaggctgatggctgagtgctgtgatgtgctgagtgtgggcactcagggcactccaagccaggactgctttgcaagcagggaacccctgagaactgtctgtccgagatgggggtcaggtccctttaagcacagcccttggctagcctgagacagcatctccacgctctaagtcctaatctgatgccctgccagaactgcttccagccatccttaaccccagttcagggtccactcagtgtggacatgctagttcgaattagcaaaatgctaattcgaactagtttttaagtctagatgcactagttcaaattagcttagttcgaattaactaagtaagttcgaattagtgctgtagtgtagacctacccagagAGATTATATGTAGAAAAGTAATGGTTTTCATGGGCACTGGATAACTTATCACATTAGTAATATAATATGTATCTTTCTTTGTAGTTTTGTCATGCTTCCCAACCAATCAGAAGGGTtagataacccccccccccccccccccccccccagtttaggATTCTTGTGTGTGTAACATTTTGTGAGCTGGAGCTTGGCTGGCCCTCTTCTCAATTGCGTTGGGAAGCTGATGGGTGGTGGCCACAGTCTCTGTACTGGCTGGGAACCTAATGGCCTCTAGGCTCACAATCCTTTACATTATGTATATATGATCTTTCTAAAGTGTCCATCACCATTGTTTTCTGGTAGCAAATATCAAAACTATAGATAGATCTTAAATGTCCAAGGCTACTTCAGTTCTCCACTGCAAtgttgtatatatatatttttcactgcccttctccctctctccccctgcttcCTCATGACCTACTGCCCATGTGCCAAGAAACCATCTAATCAGTGAGAGGAGGTTTTCACAAAAGAGGTGTGCATTATGTTCTGGAAAAGGTGAGACTTGGAGTACACATTGCTCATGTATATCTTTCACTAGCTTGGGCAAACAGAAGCGTCTGAGTTTGAATGCAATCCATATGGCACATTATGTGTCAGTTTTTCAATGGCTAACTGAGCTGCTACACTCAAAGAAATGTGCGCACATTTGCAAAATACCTACCAGAACATTACACAGTTTGTATAGCACCATGCCCATGGATATGCCCTCACTGATCTACGACTGCAAAACATCCACTTAATTgagaaaatgggggtggggggaggggttgtgagttCATTGCATCCATGGGCCTTTTCAATATCCAGCCTTTGCTGATATTAGTATTGTATGTTTAaaaaacattattaaaaaaacaacaacaatctcCTTGCAGTGAGTAGAggagcttgtggtccactccTAAGTGCTGATGGCCTTGGGGTGGGGtttaggagagggtgcagggtttgggagggagatggggtgcagagtGTTTGGGTGATGACCAGGGGCAGCAGGGAGTGGTGACCTGAGGCATGGAGTTTGGGGGAGAAAAGGCttgagtgccagaggcaggctataGCCAGGAGGCCTTACCTAGGTGACTCCCGGACAACAACCTGGCAGACCTTGAGGCcatctgaccaatgggagctgagagattttgctggagggtgggggcagtgtgtgaGCAGCCAATCACTTAAAGTGGCGTGGAGCTGCTCTGAAGCAACTGGCTACCCTGAACCTCAGGATCCTGGTGGGGCAGATTGTGGGCCGGATTCGGAGGCTATCAGGTCAGCTCAGGCAGCCCGTGAgtcagatccagtggcttggtaggctggatcccacccacaggccctaTCTTGCCTGTCCCTGAACTAACTAAATGAAAACTACAGAAATATCACCAGCAGAGGAAGTACAAAATAtatgggggtacatctacactagctcgttagtttgagctaagtaggtaatgagggcaagtggaattgcaaatgaagcccgggatttaaatatcccgggcttcctttgcttgttcccgggcgctgccatttttaaaccccccttagtctgaactccgtgcctgcggctacacgcggcacggagtaagtagtttgaattaaagatcctaattcgaactaccgttactccaagGGAACGGACTAacaagccagtgtagacgtaccctaggagagaCTTTAGTTCTTTTCTAGGCAATTCTTGCGACTTATTATATAATTCAATAAGTTATACGGTTATACCTTATTGTTATTATACAATAAGGTATAACCTTATTGTATAATAACAAAGTACACATTCTGCCAATTATTTGGGAGCTAGAATTTAACAAGTTCTATCTGAAACAACTTTAGTCAAGCAGTTCTTAAGAAGGGTCACATTAATTAGGGCTGTTTAAGTTCATGAAAACTTTGCAACAAGGCTCTTTGTTAATGAGACACCTGTTAtagcctctccccagagctcacaCATTCCCTTTGCTGTTTTGCTGCTGAGACACCATGAATCTCacacaggaacccacaaggaaaaGCAACTTCTATGGGTCTATTCTCTGAGCGTTGGCTGGCGTCCTGCTCAGTGTTCAGCATTGGTAAGACATTGATTCAACACCTGTGAAATCATACACCTTAGCTAAACTAGACActgaaaatctttttaaaaatcacttttaatGTGGGAGGAAAGAAGCCACTCCCATACCACAAAGGCAAAGTGGTAGAGATCCTGGATACCAAGAACTAAAAGACCAGCTTGTCCCATCTGCTTTGGCCTCCACAAGAGTGAGCAGCACAAAGCACCTTAAAGTCTCTGGAAATGACCAACTCAGAGTTCCCTTTTGAGAAAGACATTTTGAGTTGTCACAAAGCTGCCACTTGCATCTACTGCTCCCACTCCACAGTGCCCAGCCGACATAAGGAGAGGAAGAGTGCAGTAGGAGTGGAGAGTCAGAACTCCATTATGTCCAGTCCTTCACTGGCTAAATATCCGTGCAGAAATAACTTGATCTGGAGATGGATAAATCCAGATTGGGAGCTACTACCAGCTCTCGGTGTCACCCATCTCTGATCAAGCTCTATAAGTCTAAGTGCACAGACGTTCAATATAACCAGCCTGATTTCATTTCTACCTGGCTCTCCAGAATCTGGGGCCTGTTAGGGACAGCAGAGAAAAGAAAGGGATGTTCTAGGGGAGGTTGATCCAGAAGCCTTTTAGATGCACAGCTGACAGCGGGAACCCCATCCACCAGCTGCTGTGGCCTGAGAGCAGGAGCCCTGGTTATTAGCACTCTGAGATCCTCAATATCAGCCCTTGCTGGCTGATAAAATTGCAGGGAAAGTGTAATATTGTGAGACCTGGAGTTCTGCAATATTGCAAATTAAATAGGGCATGAAATATAAGATATTTTATCCATTATTTATTAATTCTCAATTCTTAAACTTCATCTCATCATTGTTGTTTCTGATGAAGATATATAGTTTCATATACAGTACAAAATTAGTATGACAAATATGAACTAGTGCTAGCCCTTCGCAACAGGAGTTCTTTGTCTCTCTGGCAGGAGCCAGCATAAATAGCTGGATTTGAATAGGATTGTAAAAGAGAACACACATAGGTACCACCACTACCCTGCTTCAGAAATACCCCAGTTCATAAGAAGGTAAGATTGGCCCCACTAGGTCAGTCCAATAATTTATCTAGTCCAGTATTTGGTCTTCTGGCCAgttccaggtgcttcagagggaatgaacggaatGGGCCCTAACTCCCCATAGCTTGTTAAGTATAAATGCACAGAAACCGTTGCAGTCATATTCTTCAGTACCATCAATATTAAACTCTGAGAAAACTAGGCCAAAGgccagtaagaaaggaaaaacCCAGCTAATAAATAAAAAGAGGACTATCACCGGGACAGTTATTTTGGAGACATAATTCAGTGGGTCACAAACCGCGTAGTAACGGTCAATGGAGATAAAACACAGGTGGAAAATCGaggtgggggtatgtctacactacagcgttatttcaaaatatcttatttcaaaatagttaattctaaataagttcttttgaaataacgcatctacacacaaaatgcattttgaaatagctttttgctatttcaaaatagtgcgtccatactgagtggatgctgaatcgcatttaaggctggctggaaccaggtccggcagggcatcaggtcaggagttaatttgtgtggctgctgcctgaggctatctgaggcctgtgcttaaagggatcccccctggacagccagttctcagctttccctgcttgcttgattacctcaatgagggacagcaaagcactttGTCTCTgcatgtgctctggttgccctcactcatgacaccacagcactctgcaaaatggagctggagccacccctgtgcactctggtgcttctcttggaagcattgctgcaagcctggatgcactttctgcaggctgccaggggtccatcagggggctgtcagtatccaggaggccctgcgggagagcatctaccctgaggagcactaagagcctccctggtatGCCCCACAGGGAGCTTGTGCCTcgttcctccctcatgtccttccacttacccctccctaaccccccttcctgatgtcaaataaaatacacgtattttcatggaCACAAACTgtcatttaacaaaacttgggggaggggatgaaactctggtgagactggggaaaggaagcaggagaggagagaagagagggtgggagaggggagggggaaacctgggaggagggagctggaaggggaagaagggggaggggaagctcaggactcagggtttgGGGTCTCGCTGGActaacttgattgtcatgcaaacctgctcctgggttcgcatgtggcctttggtggccaggctggcagctatcctgccatagacagccacgttcctccatctagtgtggagatcatggacgttgggggctcccccctcccccccgaacctGAATAAATGCACTGTGGCCatagtcaacccctttaagggctccgggattgggggagggagaggagtgttcttggttggagctggagtggcctccagggcaccctgagaaggctggaggccccctattttgatataagtgtctacacagcacttattttgaaatagctatttcaaatttggcattattcttcatggaatgaggtttaccgaattcaaaataagtgctccgctatttcgaatttatttcgaaatagcggtttggcctTGTAAATGCTAgtaaagatatttcgaaataatggctattatttcaaaataactttgctttgtagacataccctggatcaCAAACTATGTAGTAACGGTCAATACATTCTTAAAACCCTACCTGGTTAATTAAGTATTTGTAGGAAACAAATTAAAAGTAGAGGAATCTGGTCTGAAGATCCTACCAGTCACAATAATTTTAAATGCTCTGCGAAACCAAGAATAAAATAAACCATAAATGATTGGATTACATGTAGAATTAACGTATCCCAGCCAGAGGAAGGCATTGTACAAGTCTTCAGGTGCTGAAAAATTAATAAAAGGATCAGCTATTGTAAGGCTAAAGAAAGGCATCCAACACAACACAAACACCCCCATGACAATACTTAAAGTTTTAGTCgctttgctctctttttttgtagacagtttgtttttcatttcagagACACATTTTATTGCACTGGAGATGTTAGCAATTTGTCTTGCATGTTTTCTTGCCACTCGAAATATATGGAAATAGATACCCACCATCACTGTTCCTGGGAAAAAGAAGGCTATAAGGGAAGCCATAACTCCCCATAGCTTGTTAAGTATAAATGCACAGAAACCATTGCAGTCAATAGAAGTCACATATTCTTCAATGCCATCAATATTCAACTCTGAGAAAACTAGGCCAAAGGCCAGTAAGAAAGGGACAGCCCAGCTAATAAATAAAAAGAAGACTATCACCGGGACAGTTATTTTGGTGACATAATTCAGTGGGTCACAAACCGCGTAGTAACGGTCAATGGAGATAAAACACAGGTGGAAAATCGAGGTGGTACAGAGCATTATATCAAAAGAAGTATGGAGTTTGCAGAAGAGGTCTCCAAAATACCAGCAGGACTCAACAGACCTGACCATGCTGTAGGGCATCACCGTAAAGCTAAGCAAAAAATCAGTAGTTGCCAAGGAGCAGATCAGGAAGTTGGTTGGAGAGTGAAGCTGTTTGAAATGAGCGATGGAAATGATCACAAGCATGTTACCACCCATTGTGAGCACTGTTGCTCCCACCATGAAGATGTACATAACCCAAAGACTGATTGTAGACCTTATATTCCTAGCACATGAATTGTTAACAAAGTCAAAGCAGTACTGCACGTTCTGTGGACTCCAGAGGGTGGATGAATTCATGATTTGGAATAAGTCACAATAAACTTTTCAAAGGATTACAACATGGGCATTTCTGGGGAGAaaagacaaaaaataaacaaaatgacaTGAACAGTAGCAACATCTAAAGACCCGTGTTTCAGATTAGTTGATTACTGTCTGAAATTAAAAATAACGTGTCCAATTCTACTCTAAAGTGCAATAACATCTATTGAGACTATTTTCCATTTATTCTACAGGAATTAGTCCAGTCTACACCAGTATAAGTGatagcagaatttggcctgaaGCTAACAAAATGGGCCAAGCTATTTACTGAATACATTTGAATCTCAAGTACTCAAACTCTTAGCAATATTGGATAGTTTGATACGCAGTTTATATTCAACACTATAAGCACTATGACCATACGTTTACAAATTGAAAGCCTCAGAGATATGGCTCTACCCATCACCTCAGACATGTTTGTTCTTGGAGGTACAGCCCATACTTCCAAGAGAAACATTACAGCATCAGAAAACCTAGATTGGTTGATGCTATAAATATTTGGACATGCAGCACTTTGTGAAGCTGCCAGACCTCACAGTAAAAAGGTGATAATGATTCAGTGACACCTTCCTcatttttcagaggggtagccttgttagccTCTTTccacaatgaggagtcctgtggcacgttaaagactaacacatttatgtgagcataagctttcttgagCTAGAGCCCATGAAATTTGATagccaaataaatgtgttagtctttaaggagctacAGGATTCCTAactgtttctttctctctttagCAGACTTGCCAAGAGGTTAAATTGTTCTTTGTTATTAATCCACTGAGGAGCAAACCCTGAATACATATGTGACTagaagtaaaagaaataaaataacataGTGCTGATGATTCATCTGGGTGAGCAAATCAATCTTTGCCTTGAAGCACTGAAAGATTTGAAAAATAGATAAAATGACACCAGTTTAGTGAACTGTATTAATCCTTTATTATGGATAATTGTTATTTAAGACTTCTGGTTTTTATTTAATCTGATATTTGCTGTTACAAATCTACATGTGTAAAAGAAAAAACTGTGTTTGTCACATTACAGTCTGCACACAATCATAGGTGCTGAATTTTGTTTTTACTGCTGGGTGCTTTTGAAGATATCTGTGAGGGAGCGGAGGTTGGGGGACATTATTTTCAGCAtattaaaacataagaacataggaaatgtcatactgggtcagaccaaaggtccatctagctcagcatcCTGTTTTCCAACTTTATTACTTTCATAATTAGTCAATTGCTATGAACTACATAATTACATTATCATCAATTACAACATATTAAAATCATTGCAATAACCTACAAACTGTTTTCACTAATGTACCAGTTTAAAGACTTTGGGTCTTGCTCTAGTTTTCTGGATGAAAATGTCAGTAATCTTATTTCTTAGGTTCCCTGGTATTAGTTTGGGGCACATTAAGGGCAGATACATTATTCAGTTGTGTCTGTCTCTTTGTTGACAGGTGATTCTGCCCCACTGTTGACTGGAGATACTTTTTAAGTCTTCTGAAGCAAGAGAATGAGAATTCCACAGCTCCAAAGGATGATAGCCACATAGGGAGAACTTTATGAACTTGCAGTACACTGGAAACATAGTGCTTCCAGAGTACGgcaaatgactccaagatctttcttgatgGAGAATAGTTAATTTAAGCACCATCATTTTGTAGATATATATTGAGATTATATTTTGCCTTCTGCATAAAGTGGCAtttaacattaaatttcatccacCAATTTGTTGCCAAGTTTTGCAAGATCTCTTTGCAGTCTGTTTTGGATCTTtggtaattttgtatcatctacaaaaTTTGCCACTGCGCTGTTTGTCTCTTATTGCAGACCATTTAGGAATATGTGGAAAAGCACTGATCCCAGATCAGCACAAGTCTCTATTTACTTTTTGCCTTGTCTTTTAATTGGAGGGATTTGGGATGCTAATCTAATCATCTAATGAGCCTTAATTGAATGCAGTAAGAAACCTTTTGTTATCTTGCTCACTTTGGTGTGTCTACATTACACCCGTAgcttgaaaaagcttatttcgaaatttggcactgtctacacagcacttatttagaaataaatcactattccaaaacatctcttattccttgtggaatgagatttatagggacgtggaatagcgagcctgccatattttgaaataatgggcgcagtcaaaagatgcagaatagctaccTGAAaaagcgctgcagtgtagatgtggcctttgtctctgtttataaacaaaattACTGCCCCAAAGGCAGAAGTTCTTAGCCACCTATAACGCATCACATTCCACTCAAGCTCTGACTCTTGGGTGCTGACAACCCCCTATTATTTTTTCCATGGGCTGTTGAGCCTCAGAGCACCCTTGGAGCCAGCATCTATGTACATAGCAGACACTTGGAGTTAATGAATACCTCAAGAACAGAGGTTGTTCGTAACACTGACATTTTCATAACACTACACAAAACATTATGGTGGTTCTTTCAAGAGTTTACAGTTGAAGATTGACTTTATATTGCTTTGcaactttactatgcagacaaAGAACAttgcttttcttattttaaatgagACTTAAACAGAAACAGTTTCCCCACCTTGTCAATTCCCTATTTGTAAAATTTTATTGGTTTATATTTAACACAGTACAGACTGTgcaatatttgcttttttcctctctctgctgacagattgtatacttctggttccaaaccAAATGTGTGACTGACTGGTTAGTTCATAACTCTGCGGTTTTACTGTAATAGAATTAAAGTAAAGGAGTATGAAGGCAGTCACTATGGCCTGAGAAAGTACATTCAATATGTCAGAGGGCACATGCATACACACCTATACCTAAATGTACACACATACTATATATGTTATTTTACAGTACTAATGATCCCTTCTGCAagtcccattttttcctccttgcAATTCTGTCAGTTCATATCCCTTCACATTGGTGACCGTCACCTATTATTCCTTTTCTTTTATTACTTCCAGCTTGTCAGAACACATCAAAACTTTCTGGCATATTTTTCTAAAATTCATTGGAAACACCATTATATGATAAGACTATGAACATTTGCCATTGTAAACATATTGGATGTTTGCAACAGATACGCCAAGCTGATACCAAAATGTATAGTCATTATAATAAGGTTATTTGCCTTATATAAATAACCCTCTGCTTGTAGTATGAATGTTTCCAAAAAGCAATTATGCTTTgaatatgcttaactttatgtgATCTTTCTCCTCTTGACTATTTAcaaccaagattttaaaaaaatgaggtttattttaCCCTATGTCTTTACTCCCATAAATTTTCTGAGACTGAACCAATATTGGACattatatttaatacattttactCCTacaagcatttaagcatgtgtaCAGCTACTCCCAGAAGTAGCACCAGTGAAATCAATAGGTCTACCCACAAGTGAATAAGAGCTTTTTGAAGGGAAAAGGCCTCATATAAGTATATTATTACATAGTATTTTTCTGTAGTACTTTGAAAGGATATATGGTGTTAACATGCATAAGAAATAACCTAGTGTGTATTCAGGGGAAATGAAATTTCTAATCCAGCCTTGAAATTCTCAGATTGTTAATTATCAGCTCACTTGTACCCCATTTACTGCTGTTCCATCTGACACTGGCATAGCATAAACTATTGATGATGATCCAGCTGTCTTTCTCtaatcaaaaggaaaaaatatgtagtactttaaagactaacaagatagtttattaggtgatgagctttcatgggccacctaataaacgatcttgttaatcattaaagtgctacatatttttcctttttttttttttttttaccaagatgagactaacatggctacctctctattactattctctcATCAGTTTATGAATGAGCTTGTCACATATTTTAAGATTCAGCTGATTTCTTTATTCAATAGTGGATTAAATTATTCTTATGCTAAAGAGACAAACATTTCTCCTGAAAGAATCATTTAAAAACTTTTTGTCATAGAATCATTCCACTATTCAGACTGGAAAATCAAATAAATTGTAATTCTTACAGTACTTTGCAAAACGCAGTTGGTTACATCATAACATGGGAGTAAAAGATATTTTACCTGAGATTTCTCTACAGTTTATTTCTTCATGGACAACATTTTTTGCTGAGACTTTTGACTCTTGTTTCTAGGCTTTAATTTCAGTTAGAAAATCTTCTGATCCAACCAATGAACAGTATTGTAGCTTACCTATGAAATGTGTGTAAATCTTTTTCTCGTTAAATTACAAcacttatttgattttttttgttttttgctccaTATGACTCCTTTGTGACAATGTTCAATAAGAATGTATCTgacttttttcctgttttcttaGCAGATTAACTGGGTTGGTGCCAGTATatatacagaagaaaaaaaaaaagacctgtaGCTGTCTCTGGTGAATTCATAAGTCTCCTATCATGACTTTTCTCTGACAGATTTCCTCTGTAACTCTTCATTCTGCTGCTGCAACTGAAAACATTTATACATAAACAACCCAGTGAGGAGATTATTTGATTTGGTTCACAGTCACACAGGAAATAGGAGAATGAATTGCCTCCACAACAGTATGCTAACTATAAAGCCATAGAAGGTCTTTTAGCTTGTAAGTGTTCTGGTACAGGGACTGTCATTAACTCTGCCCAATAGAACTGATTGAAAGTGTTCTACAAAACTGGTTTTATTGGAAAATTCAGTTTTTGGCTTAAGCGTGTGTGCGGTTTTTtcaattaatatttgttttcaatGTAAATTTTCAATTTCTC of Pelodiscus sinensis isolate JC-2024 chromosome 3, ASM4963464v1, whole genome shotgun sequence contains these proteins:
- the LOC102445202 gene encoding trace amine-associated receptor 4-like — its product is MNSSTLWSPQNVQYCFDFVNNSCARNIRSTISLWVMYIFMVGATVLTMGGNMLVIISIAHFKQLHSPTNFLICSLATTDFLLSFTVMPYSMVRSVESCWYFGDLFCKLHTSFDIMLCTTSIFHLCFISIDRYYAVCDPLNYVTKITVPVIVFFLFISWAVPFLLAFGLVFSELNIDGIEEYVTSIDCNGFCAFILNKLWGVMASLIAFFFPGTVMVGIYFHIFRVARKHARQIANISSAIKCVSEMKNKLSTKKESKATKTLSIVMGVFVLCWMPFFSLTIADPFINFSAPEDLYNAFLWLGYVNSTCNPIIYGLFYSWFRRAFKIIVTGRIFRPDSSTFNLFPTNT